The nucleotide sequence TCGTAGTAATACGACCAGAAACCTTAGGTGCGTTTTCTGCTTCCTCATCAATCCGGACGGTCTTAATGAGGCTCACCGCCATATTGCGGAACATAGCCTTACGGTGTGATGCATTGCGGCCTAGTTTTCGGCCTCTCATTCGGTGTCGCATGACTTAACTCTGAATTATTCTGATTGCTGAGAGTAAAAGACTCGTTGATTCTATTCTGGCAACACGATAACCAATAGTGATTAACGCGATTGTGAGGAAGAGCTGGGGATCTTCATTCCCAGACGCAGGCCAATCTGGTTCAGTCTTTCACGAACTTCAACCAGAGTGGTTTCCCCAAAGTTACGGACATGTAATAAATGATCTTCTGATTTTCCTACCAGGTCGCGGACGGTATTGATCCCTTCCGATTCCAGACAGTTGGTCGCACGTACGGACAGGTTCAGCTCGGCCAGGCTCTGGTTGAGTTTTTCTTCCAGTTCCAGGTCGATCGGAGCGTAACCGGTCGTATCCAGCATTCCCTTGAGACCACCTTCGGGCGGCATTTCCGGGCCGGGCTCGCGGTAGGTAATAAAGGGATTCAAGTGCTTACGGAGAATCTTGGAAGCTTCTACCAGAGCCATGTCAGGCTTGACAGTTCCGTTGGTCCAGATCTCCAGGATCAGCTTGTCGTAGTTGGTACGCTGACCAACACGGGTATCTTCGATTTTGTAACGCACACGCACGACAGGTGAGAAAGTGGCATCCAGTGGAATTACGCCTACTTCTGAATCATGCTGGGCATGTTCCGAAGCAGGTGAATATCCGCGGCCGTTCTCGATGGTCAGTTCCATGTTAAGGGGAACATCATCGGTCATGGTGGCAATCACCAGGTCTTTGTTGATAACTTCAACCTGATCGTCAGTGATAACATCAGCGCCCGTCACAACACCCCGCTCGTGCTTTTCAATACGCAGAGTCTTGGAGGTGGAGCTGGAGTTTTTGACGATCAGAGATTTCAGGTTCAGACAGATCTCAGTGATGTCTTCCACGACACCGGGGATCGTCGTGAATTCGTGCTGCACACCCTGAATTTTCACGCGGGTTACCGAGCTACCTTCCAGGCTGGAAAGCAGGATTCGTCGCAGACTGTTGGCAATGGTTGCACCGAATCCACGCTCGAATGGTTCGGCTACAAACATACCATAAGTTGATGTCATTGAGTCCCGATCAGGGATGACACGGCTTGGTAATTCCAGTCCTCGCCAACGGATTCGCATTGAAATAATCTCCAAAGAACACAGTCAATAGAACATGATGTCAGATCGATGTTCCAGTTATTTTAAATCCAAATTTGTTGCGGCTGCTAAAGCGGCTCGCGATGTTACCAGAAGTGCTGGTTCAGACACGTCGTTTTTTCGGGGGACGACAGCCATTGTGTGGCAGCGGGGTGATATCTTCGATCGCACGGATCGAGATGCCTGCTGTCTGCAAACCGGTGATGGCACTTTCGCGTCCGGAACCTGGTCCTTTAACACGAATTTCCATTTCTTTCACACCGAACTTGGATGCTTTTTCAGCACAGATTTCTGCGGCCCGCTGGGCTGCAAAAGGAGTGCTCTTGCGGCTGCCTTTGAAACCCGAAGTTCCAGCAGTCGCCCAGCAGAGCACATCACCATTCAGGTCGGTGATTGTGACTGTGGTGTTGTTAAACGTTGCTTTGATGTAAGCAACCGCTTTTGTGATGTGACGTTTCACTTTTTTTCGTTTGACTTTAGCCACTCTGCTACTCCTGATGTTTCTGTCTGCTTAAACTCAGAAACTGAAACTCATGATTTGGGATGTTTTAATCTCAGGTCGCCGCAACTGACAACGACCTCGGTCTGATCTTATTCTTCGCTTGACACAGGCAACGGAACCCAGGGGATTCAACGGCCTAGTGACGGGCATCCTTAACACCCTTTTTACCGGCAACGGTCTTCTTACCACCTTTACGGGTACGGGCGTTGGTTTGTGTATTCTGTCCGCGAACCGGCAGGCCACGACGATGACGTATGCCACGATAAGACTGGATATCTCGCAGTCGGGCAATATCCTGAGTCGTAGCTCGACGCAACTGACCTTCGACGGAATAGTCGGTATCCAGCATATTCACGATCCGGCTCAACTCATCGTCGGTCAGATCTTTGGCTTTCAACTGAGGATTGATGTTTAACTTGTGGCAGATATCTAGCGCGGTTACTTTTCCGATTCCATACAGGTAGGTCAGGGAAACATAAACAGGCTTTTCGTTCGGAATATCAACACCGAGAATACGTGGCATTTTTAGTTCACTCCGCTGGATTTAAAAACTGAAGTCAAATCAATGAAACTGAATTCGAGACGATTAACCCTGACGCTGTTTATGGCGCGGGTTGGAAGAGCAGATCACATAGACCCGCCCTTTTCGCCGAATGACTTTACAGTTTTCACAAATCCGCTTAACACTGGCTCGGACTTTCATCGTACTACGACTTCTCTATCTAACTTTGGTTCACGATATAATCGAGCTCACTACTGGCGAAAATCAGGTTCCCGCTGAATGTAACTCGTGTAAATTTAATTAATTGCGCCCATAAAATGAGCAAACTCCGGCTTCATATCAAACCTGTACAATTTCCGAAGCGGAGCGAATCAGGAAATTATAAACGCCGCGAACGTGAATCGACAAGCGAAACGCACCTTTTTTGGTGAATTTCGCCATGACTCACCCGTTTAATCTTTACAGATCGCTCTCCAGTAATCCTGAGTAGTTTCGCATCACCAGGTGACTGTCAATTTTATTGACCAGATCCAGCACCACGGAAACCACAATCAGTAATCCGGTTCCACCGTAAAAACTCGCCACCAGGAAGTCGACCCCTAACCAGGTGGACACCAGCGTGGGAATAATCGCAACCAGTGACAGGAACGCGGCACCTACATAGGTAATACGAACCATCACCTGCTCCAGATAAGCGGCTGTTCGAGCCCCTGGACGATAACCGGGGATA is from Gimesia maris and encodes:
- a CDS encoding DNA-directed RNA polymerase subunit alpha, whose protein sequence is MRIRWRGLELPSRVIPDRDSMTSTYGMFVAEPFERGFGATIANSLRRILLSSLEGSSVTRVKIQGVQHEFTTIPGVVEDITEICLNLKSLIVKNSSSTSKTLRIEKHERGVVTGADVITDDQVEVINKDLVIATMTDDVPLNMELTIENGRGYSPASEHAQHDSEVGVIPLDATFSPVVRVRYKIEDTRVGQRTNYDKLILEIWTNGTVKPDMALVEASKILRKHLNPFITYREPGPEMPPEGGLKGMLDTTGYAPIDLELEEKLNQSLAELNLSVRATNCLESEGINTVRDLVGKSEDHLLHVRNFGETTLVEVRERLNQIGLRLGMKIPSSSSQSR
- the rpsK gene encoding 30S ribosomal protein S11, encoding MAKVKRKKVKRHITKAVAYIKATFNNTTVTITDLNGDVLCWATAGTSGFKGSRKSTPFAAQRAAEICAEKASKFGVKEMEIRVKGPGSGRESAITGLQTAGISIRAIEDITPLPHNGCRPPKKRRV
- the rpsM gene encoding 30S ribosomal protein S13, producing MPRILGVDIPNEKPVYVSLTYLYGIGKVTALDICHKLNINPQLKAKDLTDDELSRIVNMLDTDYSVEGQLRRATTQDIARLRDIQSYRGIRHRRGLPVRGQNTQTNARTRKGGKKTVAGKKGVKDARH
- the rpmJ gene encoding 50S ribosomal protein L36, whose protein sequence is MKVRASVKRICENCKVIRRKGRVYVICSSNPRHKQRQG